In the genome of Dermacentor variabilis isolate Ectoservices chromosome 5, ASM5094787v1, whole genome shotgun sequence, one region contains:
- the LOC142582080 gene encoding neprilysin-1-like, which translates to MPRKQQQHGATTATSERVVMPGKSFVVGLGVTTVVSLNCFLCVMVARKAFLLPSFAVQDAEDGDRPEHSGVARSGEGAHHRTAPVFHAAAAHRASTASDGRGSRTTAAGPTLCSTTAMCERLEAYLGDTLDRDKDPCDDFYGYVCSRRRGRVEAPLPVQSQGSSGLLYGIQRALSHYVASHKQAYQDFPGVFLNKAAYFLPNCTSTYSRNRLGWEPWQDVLKMADLQDWPHRRGLSLGDSRVSDTAAKIDALLGVFPFVQVRVKSEYERCCAVQLDAPSTVFKRHALWHARDPAPNYTDTVFGALTLLGYVPGSEELARDVAVLEMRLENALDLRGGPSFGGNRPRAPGELPVSRRSWHWRSYLETLLAGTASDARNGTSKGGGSSRPAVGSVEVWASEYLQDLAEVMENSSRTALFNYVGYRLMVHLSPLLPDDAAFLVPLSHEHAVRGGSDRLQACGRLLERLFPFGTRTFLRMVLSAQNQTHRPSQMEAFMEETFNDTRRLLAERVMFAHWFNPVERVIAREKLADAQFAFMGAVRDLNVPTAYYDPNGPYFDGTRLVRSYVEMQAHTRRIYYRPMTVGRVDWDFDNRYHVSSLRPGYEFVQGRNLLFVPYGVLGLARGATGELGAALEPAVAPFLLRGLLEAVDERGAGVDHRRRTRNWWSRTARKSFGAVKDCFFGEYKAAMQTILDKDVDVVRDMSALVAESLLLEPLYARYLRRLAMDAEAAHERRSPVAGHTFEQLFYVLYATAQCESRPGIDQRRVSFGEAPARARVNVALRNHRPFAAAFGCQRGHDMRPKRTCPSW; encoded by the exons AtgccacgcaagcagcagcagcacggggCCACCACGGCCACCAGCGAGCGCGTGGTGATGCCCGGAAAGAGCTTCGTGGTCGGCCTGGGGGTCACCACCGTCGTTTCGCTCAACTGTTTCTTGTGCGTGATGGTGGCTCGCAAGGCGTTTCTGCTGCCTTCCTTCGCCGTGCAAGACGCCGAAGACGGCGATCGGCCGGAGCATTCGGGGGTCGCCCGCTCCGGCGAAGGAGCTCACCACCGCACTGCACCCGTGTTCCATGCGGCGGCCGCGCACCGGGCGTCTACGGCCTCGGATGGCAGGGGGTCACGAACAACCGCGGCTGGGCCAACCCTCTGCTCGACGACGGCTATGTGCGAGCGCCTGGAGGCCTACCTGGGCGACACGTTGGACCGCGACAAGGACCCGTGCGACGACTTCTACGGATACGTCTGCTCCCGTCGACGCGGCCGCGTCGAGGCACCCCTTCCTGTACAG TCGCAGGGATCCAGTGGTCTTCTGTACGGCATTCAGAGGGCACTTTCTCACTACGTGGCGAGTCACAAGCAGGCCTACCAGGACTTTCCCGGCGTTTTCTTAAACAAGGCCGCGTACTTTCTGCCTAACTGCACCTCGACCTACAGCCGCAACCGGCTCGGGTGGGAGCCCTGGCAGGACGTGCTCAAGATGGCGGACCTGCAAGACTGGCCCCACCGGCGTGGCCTGTCGCTGGGGGACTCCAGAGTGTCTGACACGGCGGCCAAGATCGACGCACTCCTCGGGGTGTTTCCCTTCGTGCAG GTCCGTGTGAAGAGCGAATACGAACGCTGCTGCGCGGTTCAGTTGGACGCCCCGAGCACGGTGTTCAAGCGTCACGCCCTGTGGCACGCCCGAGACCCGGCGCCTAACTACACAGACACAGTGTTCGGCGCCCTGACGCTGCTAGGGTACGTGCCAGGCAGCGAAGAGTTGGCCAGAGACGTCGCGGTGCTCGAGATGCGCCTCGAGAACGCGCTCGACCTGCGCGGTGGCCCGTCGTTCGGTGGAAACAGGCCCAGAGCCCCCGGCGAGCTCCCCGTCAGTCGCCGCAGCTGGCACTGGCGGTCGTACCTCGAGACCCTGCTCGCCGGCACCGCCAGCGACGCACGGAACGGCACTTCCAAAG GTGGCGGCAGTTCGCGTCCGGCCGTGGGCAGCGTCGAGGTGTGGGCGAGCGAGTACCTGCAGGACCTGGCCGAGGTCATGGAGAACAGCTCGCGCACGGCGCTCTTCAATTACGTCGGCTACCGTCTCATGGTGCACCTGTCGCCGCTGCTGCCGGACGACGCAGCGTTCCTGGTGCCGCTCAGCCACGAACATGCGGTGCGCGGTGGCTCGGACCGCTTACAG GCGTGCGGTCGCCTCCTCGAACGACTGTTCCCGTTCGGGACGCGCACATTCCTGCGCATGGTTCTGAGCGCCCAGAATCAGACGCACCGTCCGAGTCAGATGGAGGCCTTCATGGAGGAAACATTCAACGACACAAGGCGCCTGCTCGCCGAGCGGGTCATGTTCGCCCACTGGTTCAACCCCGTCGAGCGCGTCATAGCACGAGAGAAACTGGCCGACGCGCAGTTTGCGTTCATGGGCGCGGTGCGAGACCTGAACGTGCCCACGGCCTACTACGACCCGAACGGGCCCTACTTCGACGGCACCCGGCTCGTGCGCAGCTACGTTGAGATGCAGGCGCACACACGCCGGATCTACTACAGACCGATGACTGTGGGACGCGTGGACTGGGATTTCGACAACAG GTACCACGTGAGCAGTCTGCGCCCGGGCTACGAATTTGTTCAGggtcgcaacctgctgttcgtgccGTACGGGGTGCTCGGGCTAGCGCGGGGCGCAACGGGGGAGCTGGGCGCGGCGCTCGAGCCGGCGGTGGCGCCCTTCCTGCTGCGGGGCCTGCTCGAGGCGGTGGACGAGCGCGGCGCCGGGGTCGACCACCGGCGCCGCACCCGGAACTGGTGGAGCCGGACGGCCCGCAAGAGCTTCGGTGCCGTCAAGGACTGCTTCTTCGGCGAGTACAAGGCGGCCATGCAGACGATACTGGACAAG GATGTAGACGTTGTGCGGGACATGAGCGCGCTAGTGGCCGAGAGCCTCCTCCTCGAGCCGCTGTACGCGCGCTACCTGCGTCGcctggccatggacgcggaggcGGCTCACGAGCGCCGCAGTCCCGTGGCCGGGCACACCTTCGAGCAGCTCTTCTACGTGCTGTACGCGACGGCGCAGTGCGAATCCCGGCCGGGTATCGACCAGCGGCGCGTGTCATTCGGCGAGGCACCGGCCAGGGCGCGCGTCAACGTCGCCCTGCGCAACCACCGGCCGTTCGCCGCCGCCTTCGGATGCCAGCGCGGTCACGACATGCGGCCGAAGAGAACGTGTCCCAGCTGGTAG